In one window of Zonotrichia albicollis isolate bZonAlb1 chromosome 35, bZonAlb1.hap1, whole genome shotgun sequence DNA:
- the LOC141726435 gene encoding olfactory receptor 14A16-like, which yields MGAVACVHHLHTPMFFFLLNLALSDLGSICTTVPKAMHSSLWNTRNISYSGCAAQVFLIFFFLGTEFCLLTIMCYDRYVSICKPLHYRTLLGSRACAHMAAAAWASAFLNALLNTANTFSLPLCHGNALCQFFCEILQILKLSCSKSHLREFGLLAVSVCLSLGCFVFIVFTYVQIFRAVLRIPSEQGRHKAFSTCLPHLAVVSLFLSTGTFAYLKPPSMSSPSLDLALSVLYSVVPPALNPLIYSLRNQELKGAVWTLMIRWFQEH from the exons ATGGG cgccgtagcctgcgtccaccacctgcacacgcccatgttcttcttcctgctcaacctggccctcagcgacctgggctccatctgcaccactgtccccaaagccatgcacagtTCCCTCTggaacaccaggaacatctcctactcaggatgtgctgcccaagtctttctgattttcttttttcttggaacAGAGTTTtgcctcctgaccatcatgtgctatgaccgctacgtgtccatctgcaaacccctgcactacaggaccctcctgggcagcagagcttgtgcccacatggcagcagctgcctgggccagtgcctttctcaatgctctgttgaacacagccaatacattttcccttcccttgtgccatggcaatgccctgtgtcagttcttctgtgaaatcctacagatcctcaagctctcctgctccaaatcacacctcagggaatttgggctgCTTGCTGTTAGTGTCTGTTTATCAttgggttgttttgtgttcattgttttcacCTATGtacagatcttcagggctgtgctgaggatcccctctgagcaggggcgacacaaagccttttccacctgcctccctcacctggccgtggtctccctgttcctcagtaCTGGCacatttgcctacctgaagcccccctccatgtcctccccatccctggatctggctctctcagttctgtactcagtggtgcctccagccctgaaccccctcatctacagcctgaggaaccaggagctcaagggtgcagtgtggacactgatgatTAGAtggtttcaggaacattaa